A window of the Tiliqua scincoides isolate rTilSci1 chromosome 5, rTilSci1.hap2, whole genome shotgun sequence genome harbors these coding sequences:
- the LOC136653272 gene encoding vomeronasal type-2 receptor 26-like, translating to MARLLLVLLHFLWLPPTNGKARNVMCAISDPYNLPYDYYQKGDLIIGGITTMFGCILNGISFTENPKGKDVLELVAKPKVYQHDLSMVFAVKEINENREILPNVSLSFHIYDSYLSERMTYQNTLKLLSTHARIIPNFKCDIQKHLIAVIGGLDSEISLYMATVLDIYKIPQNGICSALNEKTPAIFRAMDTLTSFEPLRAQAISLMNSDVKVFIVNASHQTTVCLTWLIYMHSLIEGIPNFSVGKVWILTAQWDFSVMTLQKAIDIQIFDGALSFAIHSNEIPEFTQFLWSLHPNSRRADAFLQGFWEHAFDCTFSDTYEGKEDTVPCTDQEKLERLPGTLFEMNIMSQSYSIYNAVHAIAHALHTMLSSRSKLNKITDQHRQDHLGLQTWQVLPLAVCNDHCHPGYSRKTKEGLPFCCYDCVPCADGKISDQKDMDDCFTCSEDKFPSKNRNQCNFKFITFLSFSETLGIFLVSLAISFSLLTALVLGIFMKNKDTPIVKANNWNLTYTLLISLLFCFLCSLLFIGRPQTVACYLRQTTFGVIFSVAVSCVLAKTVTVVLAFMATKPGSGIRKWVGTRLANSILLGCSLIQVVISVLWLGIAPPFPDLDMHSLVEEITVECNEGSLTMFYCVLGYLGFLAIVSFTVAFLARKLPDSFNEAKFITFSMLVFCSVWLSFVPSYLSTKGKSVVAVEIFSILASSAGLLSCIFFPKCYIIILRPELNSKEHLTRRK from the exons ATGGCGCGACTGCTTCTGGTGCTTCTGCACTTCCTCTGGCTGCCTCCAACAAATGGCAAGGCTCGTAATGTTATGTGTGCCATATCTGACCCATACAATCTCCCATATGACTATTATCAGAAAGGGGACCTGATCATTGGAGGGATTACCACTATGTTTGGCTGCATACTGAATGGAATATCTTTCACTGAAAATCCAAAAGGAAAGGACGTACTTGAACTTgt TGCAAAGCCAAAGGTCTACCAGCATGACCTGTCCATGgtgtttgctgtgaaggagatcaatgagaaccgtgagatcttacccaatgtcagCCTGAGCTTCCATATTTATGACAGTTACCTAAGTGAAAGAATGACTTATCAGAACACCTTGAAACTTCTCTCCACCCATGCAAGGATAATCCCCAACTTCAAGTGTGACATACAAAAACATTTGATAGCTGTGATTGGTGGACTTGACTCTGAGATCTCCCTGTACATGGCTACTGTATTAgacatctacaagattccacag AATGGCATCTGCTCAGCCCTCAATGAAAAAACACCAGCCATATTTAGAGCTATGGACACTTTGACTTCATTTGAACCCCTCCGCGCTCAGGCCATTTCACTAATGAACTCCGACGTCAAAGTATTTATTGTAAATGCAAGTCATCAGACCACTGTATGCTTGACATGGTTGATCTATATGCATTCTTTAATTGAAGGCATACCAAATTTTTCTGTTGGTAAAGTGTGGATTTTGACCGCCCAGTGGGATTTCTCAGTAATGACGTTGCAGAAGGCGATTGATATACAAATCTTTGATGGCgccttgtcttttgcaattcactCCAATGAAATTCCTGAGTTTACTCAGTTCCTCTGGAGCTTACATCCTAACTCACGTAGAGCTGATGCTTTTCTCCAGGGCTTCTGGGAACATGCATTTGACTGCACATTTTCTGACACTTATGAAGGCAAAGAAGATACTGTTCCTTGCACGGATCAAGAGAAGCTGGAGAGGCTCCCTGGGACTCTTTTTGAAATGAATATAATGAGTCAAagttacagcatctacaatgcagtgcatgccatagcacatgctttacatacaATGCTCTCTTCCAGGTCAAAACTCAACAAAATCACTGACCAGCATCGACAAGATCATCTGGGTTTACAAACTTGGCAG GTTTTACCTCTTGCTGTGTGCAATGACCACTGCCATCCAGGCTACAGCAGAAAAACCAAAGAGggtctgccattttgttgctatgattgtgttccttgtgcagatgggaagatttcagatCAGAAGG atatgGACGACTGCTTCACTTGTTCAGAAGATAAATTCCCAAGCAAGAATCGAAATCAGTGTAATTTCAAGTTTATCaccttcctctccttctcagaAACTTTGGGGATCTTTTTGGTTTCCTTGGctatttctttttctctgctcacagctttggtACTAGGAATTTTCATGAAGAACAaggatactcccattgtcaaagccaacaactggaacttAACCTACACTCTCCTaatttctcttcttttctgctttctttgcTCCTTATTGTTCATTGGGCGACCTCAAACAGTGGCCTGTTATTTACGACAAACTACTTTTGGTGTcatcttttcagtggctgtttcttgtgtcttggcaaaaacCGTCACTGTGGTGCTGGCTTTCATGGCTACCAAACCAGGATCTGGGataaggaaatgggtggggacaaGACTGGCCAACTCTATTCTCCTTGGTTGTTCTCTGATTCAAGTTGTTATTTCTGTTCTGTGGTTGGGTAttgctcccccattcccagatttagaCATGCACTCTCTGGTTGAAGAAAtcacagtggaatgcaatgaagggtctctgaccatgttttattgtgttctgggctacctgggatttctggctattgtcagcttcactgtggctttcctagccaggaagttaccagacagtttcaatgaagccaagttcatcactttcagcatgctggtcttttgcagtgtttggttgtcttttgttccatcttaCCTGAGCACAAAAGGGAAATCTgttgtggctgtggagatcttctccattttggcctctagtgctgggcTACTTAGCTGTATCTTTTTCCctaaatgctacataattatctTGAGGCCAGAGCTGAACAGCAAGGAGCACTTAACGAGAAGAAAGTAG